Below is a genomic region from Coleofasciculus sp. FACHB-1120.
AAATACTTCCACAGGAAAGCCAGAAAGTAAAATCACTCAGCATCCTATCAGACTACCCGTTTCGCCCCGCCCCAGGTACTCGCTTTCTTGGCGAAGCTGTTGCCCAGAAACTAAGGGTAAAGACCTATATGCAAGAAGAGGCACTAGAATCTCTCCTTACCAATCAGTCGCCCCGCATCTTGTTGATTGCTACTCACGGCTACTTTTCTGGGGAGAAAGACTATCTGAATTTAATTCAAAAATTGCTAAATTCTCCCAACGGAGAGGAACTAAAGATATTACAGAAGAACCCCAAGCTGCTAGATCGAGAGTTACTGGCATTAATGGAAGAAATATCAACAAAGTTGGCAGAAAATGGCAACCAGAATACAGCCGATTGGTTGCGAAACTTCGCGGTACAAGTAACCGAGAGAGTTGACAATTCCCAAGCATCCTCAAGCCAAAATTGCGATCGTCTCGCCACAACAAAAGTAGAAAACCCGATGCTGCGTTCTGGACTTGCCCTCGCAGGTGCCAACATTTGGATCAACGGTGGCAATCTTCCCCCAGAGGCGGGCAAAGGCTTGCTGTTTGCCCAGGATGTAACGGGACTAGATTTGTGGGCGAATGAAGTTACCGTCCTGTCTGCCTGCAATACGGCAATTGGCGATATCAAAATTGGCGAAGGAGTCTTTGGCTTGCGTCGCGCCTTTGCAGTCGCTGGTTCAAAAACTCTAGTAATGAGCCTGTGGCCTGTACCAGATAAAGTAACTGCGCTCCTAATGCAGCGTTTCTTTGACAACTTGCAGTGCGGTCTGGGTCGTGCCGATGCCTTACAGGAAGCCCAAAATTACATCCGAACGATTACCGTCAAAGAATTGCGCCTGTCTGAGTTAGGTGTTGAGGTGCTATCAGAACTGCTGTGTCCAGAAAAATTACCACCACAAACCAGTATCTCTTGTCAAGAGGAAGATAGACTGCTAGAGCATCCTTTCTTCTGGGGAGCATGGGTTTGCCAGGGAGACACCACAGCTTTAGCGTCAGCGACGCTTCTAACCTAAAGTATCCGGCTCGACACCAAGCGATCGCAGTTGTTCTGCCAGTCTTTCTGCTGCCTCTTCTGGGGTAAGAACTAGAGAACCTTTTGGGATAAAGTAGCGCAATTTTCCGGCTTCTATACCCAAATACAAATCTAGAACCTCACTCCACAGCCAGCCTTGAGGGTTGGGCGCGATCGCTTGATATTGTTCTCCTACCAACCGGAAACCTGCTAACTCTAAACTTTCGGGATCGAACCAAAAGTATTCTGGCGTGCGAAAGCGGTTTTGATACAACTCTTTTTTGAGATTTCGGTCAATGCTAGCAGTCGTATTTGACAATAATTCGATAATTAAATCGGGATATTTGCCTTCTTCCTCCCACACTACCCAAGATGGTCGCTCTTTTTTTTCTGTGTTTTTCACCAGGAAAAAGTCTGGTCCTCTAAAGTCTCGATTTCGCAATTGCTGGCGACTAAAATAAACTGTCAGATTAGCGCCAATAAAAAAATCATTGCGTGAAGCGAAGCTATCGCCCTTAGGCGAATCGCGCCAAAACCATTCTAAGCAACTTACCAATAAAGCTAGTTGCTTGTAGTGCAAAGAACTTTCCATTTCTGGTTCATCGCTCAAAAGTTTTGTAGCATCTGGCATTTGTGCTTCTAATTCTTGCGCTGTTTGGTACATATTGCCACCTGCTCATAGCTATTTTAAATTTCAAATTTTAGAGATGAGAATAGAATTTGTATCA
It encodes:
- a CDS encoding Uma2 family endonuclease, with translation MYQTAQELEAQMPDATKLLSDEPEMESSLHYKQLALLVSCLEWFWRDSPKGDSFASRNDFFIGANLTVYFSRQQLRNRDFRGPDFFLVKNTEKKERPSWVVWEEEGKYPDLIIELLSNTTASIDRNLKKELYQNRFRTPEYFWFDPESLELAGFRLVGEQYQAIAPNPQGWLWSEVLDLYLGIEAGKLRYFIPKGSLVLTPEEAAERLAEQLRSLGVEPDTLG